One region of Quercus lobata isolate SW786 chromosome 2, ValleyOak3.0 Primary Assembly, whole genome shotgun sequence genomic DNA includes:
- the LOC115976354 gene encoding proteasome subunit alpha type-4-like, whose protein sequence is MSRRYDSRTTIFSPEGRLFQVEYAMEAIGNAGAAIGILSKDGVVLVGEKKVTSKLLQTSASTEKMYKIDDHVACAVAGIMSDANILINTARVQAQRYTFAYQEPMPVEQLVQSLCDTKQGYTQFGGLRPFGVSFLFAGWDKNFGFQLYMSDPSGNYGGWKAAAIGANNQAAQSMLKQDYKDDMTREEGVQLALKVLSKTMDSTSLTSDKLELAEVFLSPTGNVKYQVCSPETLNKLLVKFGVTQPAAEAS, encoded by the coding sequence ATGTCTCGGAGATATGACAGTCGTACAACAATCTTCTCTCCTGAAGGTCGTCTCTTCCAAGTTGAATATGCAATGGAGGCTATTGGAAATGCAGGTGCCGCAATTGGGATATTATCAAAAGATGGGGTTGTCTTGGTTGGTGAAAAGAAGGTTACTTCCAAACTCCTGCAAACCTCAGCTTCCACTGAGAAGATGTACAAGATTGATGATCATGTTGCATGTGCTGTGGCTGGAATAATGTCTGATGCCAACATCCTAATTAACACTGCTAGGGTCCAAGCCCAACGCTACACTTTTGCTTACCAAGAGCCCATGCCTGTTGAGCAGCTAGTTCAATCTCTCTGTGATACTAAGCAAGGGTACACACAATTTGGTGGCCTCCGGCCTTTTGGCGTTTCATTTCTTTTTGCAGGAtgggacaaaaattttgggtttcaGCTTTATATGAGTGACCCAAGTGGAAACTATGGAGGTTGGAAAGCCGCAGCAATTGGTGCAAACAACCAGGCTGCACAATCAATGCTTAAACAGGATTACAAGGATGATATGACAAGGGAAGAGGGGGTCCAGCTTGCACTGAAGGTGCTCAGTAAAACAATGGACAGCACAAGCCTAACTTCAGATAAGCTTGAATTAGCTGAGGTTTTCCTCTCTCCTACTGGCAATGTGAAGTATCAAGTTTGCTCACCCGAGACTCTGAACAAGCTGTTGGTGAAGTTTGGGGTGACCCAACCAGCCGCTGAGGCTTCTTAA
- the LOC115976355 gene encoding uncharacterized protein LOC115976355, with product MFRARATWVRFAKPLFNSKTRPFCTNNNKTTKPTSNNSISVSENNAVESNVSNDYHQAYKQLDKLDIITAAKMLFTDPPKKKKFGFDFHLVQFFFACMPSLAVYLVAQYARYDIRKMEAELEQKKKQEEEKKAKEMELNATEEKEAGSDSELLEVKVRLDKLEEAIKEIVVETKKQPASGLAKNQKEGSEKKDLATEPTNTKSRSEPSNIVGKDHLNKQEPVEPRKGS from the exons ATGTTTCGCGCCAGAGCCACTTGGGTCCGATTCGCAAAGCCATTATTCAATTCCAAAACCAGACCATTTTgcaccaacaacaacaagacGACCAAACCCACAAGCAATAACAGTATCAGTGTCAGTGAAAACAATGCTGTTGAATCCAATGTGAGTAATGATTACCACCAAGCGTATAAGCAGCTGGACAAGCTGGACATCATCACTGCCGCTAAGATGCTCTTCACGGATCCtcccaagaaaaagaaattcgg GTTTGATTTCCATCTGGTACAATTCTTCTTTGCCTGTATGCCTTCCTTGG CTGTATATTTGGTGGCTCAATATGCTCGCTATGATATCAGAAAAATGGAAGCA GAACTGGAGCAGAAAAAGaagcaagaagaagaaaagaaagcaaaagaaatgGAGTTAAATGCCacagaagaaaaagaagcaggATCTGATTCAGAGCTTTTGGAGGTGAAAGTGAGACTGGATAAACTTGAGGAGGCTATAAAGGAGATAGTGGTTGAAACAAAGAAGCAACCTGCTAGTGGTCTAGCCAAAAATCAGAAAGAGGGTAGTGAGAAAAAGGATCTTGCCACTGAGCCAACCAACACCAAAAGTAGATCAGAACCCAGCAATATTGTAGGTAAAGATCATCTCAATAAACAGGAACCTGTGGAACCGAGAAAAGGTTCCTGA
- the LOC115976356 gene encoding uncharacterized protein LOC115976356 — MDDSFKVRVDKIFGSLASSSSSSSASASTPTATTPSSSLWSLTDDEIERKEWVRDKTISEPDSHSLLTNHDHKQQENRLVDLSLKDELVKDLDDLDDDDNDNDNEPGSLASIKPEDFNDEEWQIKCSIGQDCTLDYEEEEDEYDKLAVNSEKPEERLYMKDINDYGIAIDSNYELPDSIEEVERDPRANHFAAKIRLKEDAEAAQQIDSLRVSEKDAPAREDESNMSEDGVKLKSILKRKDGPSDSKSDKRVRFETECKDNCGGGSEGDNDVPMDTGFVDNAMVLNQANFSSAVPDYIRNPSKYTHYTFDSSSDMDEESNKQAYMDFLKLLNRSNDMASQQQDASNDLPSVTFIPKRKTGDTIMVDNATVSKQNRDDLGKEFMRRRGLPVRIAAWAMEDNEVCAMEEDEMKPLEDGSNSSQRPGRKYRMKSKVESDESIA, encoded by the exons ATGGACGACAGCTTCAAAGTCCGAGTTGATAAAATCTTCGGCTctctagcttcttcttcttcttcttcttcagcatcAGCTTCAACCCCAACAGCCACAACTCCATCTTCGTCTCTGTGGTCTCTCACAGACGACGAAATCGAAAGGAAAGAATGGGTCAGAGACAAGACCATTTCCGAACCCGACTCCCATTCCTTATTGACAAACCATGATCACAAGCAGCAGGAAAATCGTTTGGTGGATTTGAGTTTGAAGGATGAGCTGGTGAAGGACCTCGATGACCTTGACGACGACGACAACGACAACGACAACGAACCCGGTTCACTCGCCTCCATTAAACCGGAAGACTTTAACGACGAAGAGTGGCAAATTAAGTGCTCTATTGGCCAAGACTGTACTTTGGATTACGAG GAAGAGGAAGATGAATATGACAAACTGGCTGTTAATAGTGAAAAGCCTGAGGAACGGTTGTATATGAAGGATATAAATGATTATGGTATAGCTATAGATTCTAATTATGAGCTACCTGATTCGATTGAGGAAGTTGAGAGAGACCCACGTGCGAATCACTTTGCTGCGAAAATTAGGCTCAAAGAAGATGCCGAAGCAGCTCAACAAATTGATTCTTTGCGAGTCTCTGAGAAAGATGCACCGGCGAGAGAGGATGAAAGTAACATGTCTGAGGATGGTGTTAAACTGAAATCTATTCTGAAGAGAAAGGATGGTCCATCGGATTCCAAGTCAGACAAACGTGTCCGGTTTGAAACTGAATGTAAAGATAATTGTGGTGGAGGTTCTGAAGGAGACAATGATGTCCCAATGGATACCGGTTTTGTGGATAATGCTATGGTTTTAAATCAGGCTAACTTTTCTTCTGCAGTTCCGGATTATATACGGAATCCTTCAAAATATACACATTACACCTTTGATTCATCTAGCGACATGGACGAGGAATCTAACAAGCAAGCCTATATGGACTTTTTAAAGCTGCTGAATAGGTCAAATGATATGGCCTCACAGCAACAGGATGCTTCCAATGATCTTCCATCAGTCACCTTTATACCAAAAAGGAAAACAGGTGATACTATAATGGTAGACAATGCTACTGTCTCAAAGCAAAACAGGGATGATTTGGGCAAGGAATTTATGCGTAGGAGAGGCTTGCCTGTTAGAATTGCAGCTTGGGCCATGGAAGACAATGAAGTTTGTGCAATGGAGGAAGATGAAATGAAACCATTAGAAGATGGAAGTAACAGCTCACAGAGACCGGGCCGAAAGTATAGGATGAAGTCCAAAGTAGAGTCGGACGAGTCTATTGCTTGA